The proteins below come from a single Chitinophaga pinensis DSM 2588 genomic window:
- a CDS encoding TetR/AcrR family transcriptional regulator translates to MPANSAQKEDIMQQQILQAAQQLFQKHGYQKVSMDDVAKAIGKGRSSLYYYYKNKDEVFDAVMTAEINEIFTEINRMVGQATTVEQQLRAFGITKTKISRKRKAFFDALETGMNADEMSQYVQKKQVIQKKIRKEEAMLLHHILDQGTQNGEIAVLDPKTQETIIYVFMSSLRGLKREMYLENSYARMEPAIDMLVRMTILTIKD, encoded by the coding sequence ATGCCAGCGAACAGCGCACAGAAAGAAGATATCATGCAGCAGCAGATCCTGCAGGCCGCTCAACAGCTATTTCAAAAACATGGTTATCAGAAGGTAAGCATGGACGACGTAGCCAAAGCGATCGGCAAGGGAAGAAGTTCGTTGTATTACTACTACAAGAATAAAGACGAGGTCTTTGATGCAGTGATGACCGCCGAAATCAACGAAATCTTTACAGAGATCAACCGCATGGTAGGACAGGCAACAACTGTCGAACAACAATTGCGCGCTTTCGGTATTACTAAAACAAAAATATCCCGAAAACGAAAAGCATTCTTCGATGCACTGGAAACCGGCATGAATGCCGATGAAATGTCTCAGTACGTACAGAAGAAACAAGTCATTCAAAAGAAGATCAGGAAAGAAGAAGCCATGTTATTACATCATATCCTGGATCAGGGTACACAGAACGGCGAAATCGCTGTACTGGACCCTAAAACACAGGAAACGATCATTTATGTATTTATGAGCAGTCTGCGCGGACTCAAACGCGAGATGTACCTGGAAAACAGCTACGCTCGCATGGAACCCGCTATTGATATGCTGGTACGCATGACGATACTGACTATTAAAGACTAA
- a CDS encoding alpha/beta fold hydrolase: MSITASVTQKNNIHVCGNQDAAQTIIFGHGFGSDQTAFGPLVKAFEQDYKIVLFDNVGGGKADIDAFNPARYSNMQGYVTDLSDIIKSLQLSCIIYVGHSVNGMIGLLTAIKHPDCFDKLILLGSSPRYLNDPTSGYTGGFDMEALNGLYNAMSTNYYAWASGFSALVMRNADRPHLAEAFAASLSEIRPDIALSVAKAIFEMDHRDDLGKCKVPSLVIQTSDDVAVPLIVGDYLAQHIPGSKKVNVTATGHFPHVAAPQEVISAIRNFI, encoded by the coding sequence ATGAGCATCACAGCAAGTGTAACACAGAAGAATAATATACACGTCTGCGGTAACCAGGACGCAGCGCAAACAATCATCTTCGGCCATGGCTTTGGATCTGACCAGACGGCATTCGGTCCGCTGGTAAAGGCTTTTGAACAGGATTATAAGATTGTGTTGTTTGATAACGTGGGTGGTGGTAAAGCGGATATCGATGCTTTTAATCCTGCCCGTTACAGCAATATGCAGGGGTATGTGACTGACCTTTCGGATATCATTAAATCTTTACAGCTCTCCTGTATTATATATGTAGGGCATTCTGTGAATGGGATGATAGGACTTCTGACTGCGATTAAGCACCCCGATTGTTTTGATAAACTGATCCTGCTGGGTAGTAGTCCGCGATATTTGAATGATCCGACAAGTGGCTACACCGGCGGATTTGATATGGAAGCACTCAATGGTTTGTACAATGCAATGAGTACAAATTATTACGCATGGGCCAGCGGATTCTCCGCACTTGTCATGAGAAATGCCGACCGGCCTCACCTGGCGGAGGCATTTGCCGCATCCTTATCAGAGATCCGTCCGGATATTGCATTGTCAGTAGCAAAGGCTATCTTCGAAATGGATCACCGCGACGATCTGGGTAAATGTAAGGTGCCTTCTCTTGTCATACAGACTTCTGACGACGTAGCGGTACCCCTGATAGTAGGTGATTATCTGGCACAACATATACCCGGCAGTAAGAAAGTAAATGTAACCGCAACAGGACATTTTCCCCATGTGGCAGCGCCCCAGGAAGTGATCAGTGCTATCCGTAATTTTATATGA
- a CDS encoding DUF4397 domain-containing protein, producing the protein MTPLNHASKGLLTMLALTGLFTFTSCSKDDDDSTVDPDATVKIVNVLPDAGSVDVFNGSSKITASAVGYGEATGYLNVKDGDATFDFKSTATGNTVLSAPVKFKGGSYSLFATGETDGNATVGILAEDNLGAPASGKAKIRFVHAGSDAPAVNFLVNDSLLFTGTAYKTATEFKEMAAGTYTLKLNNASSGETAISRTGIVLEAGKIYTVVAQGLLTPTPVLEQPFALNVLGNN; encoded by the coding sequence ATGACGCCTCTGAATCATGCCAGCAAGGGTCTGTTAACCATGTTAGCCCTCACAGGATTATTTACTTTCACATCATGCAGCAAAGATGATGATGATTCCACTGTGGACCCGGACGCAACTGTCAAAATTGTAAACGTTTTACCTGACGCAGGATCTGTAGATGTATTCAACGGATCCAGCAAGATCACCGCTTCCGCTGTCGGCTATGGCGAAGCTACCGGTTACCTGAATGTAAAGGATGGTGATGCTACTTTTGATTTTAAATCTACCGCTACCGGCAATACGGTATTATCTGCACCTGTTAAGTTCAAAGGCGGTAGTTACTCATTGTTTGCGACCGGTGAAACCGATGGCAATGCAACCGTAGGCATCCTGGCAGAAGATAACCTGGGCGCACCTGCCAGTGGTAAAGCAAAGATCCGTTTCGTACACGCAGGCAGCGATGCACCTGCTGTAAACTTCCTGGTGAATGATAGTCTGCTGTTCACCGGTACAGCTTACAAAACCGCTACTGAATTCAAAGAAATGGCAGCAGGAACCTACACACTGAAACTAAATAATGCAAGCAGCGGAGAAACTGCCATCAGCCGCACGGGCATTGTATTGGAAGCAGGTAAGATTTATACGGTTGTTGCACAGGGTTTATTAACACCGACACCCGTATTGGAACAACCATTTGCCTTGAATGTATTGGGTAATAACTAG
- a CDS encoding DUF481 domain-containing protein — MKYVFALLLILTTFTTASAQFSDSVHYYGKFASMGSINTTQDGRAYLLNNSFKVGVSKKKISLNGSGGWIYGQQDGTLTNNDFASALDFSLFRSVRQIYYWGLATYDKSYSLKINDRFQGGAGIAYNLLDSKKAYLSLSDGLLFETSNLFLEDTIPDIYHTFRNSFRLLYKFVIHDIVVIDGAHFLQNSLSLGRDFNIKSTSNLSILLNKWLSITATLTYNKLNRTGRENLLFNYGLTVEKYF, encoded by the coding sequence ATGAAGTATGTTTTCGCGCTTTTACTGATATTGACCACTTTTACTACAGCTTCTGCACAATTCAGCGACTCCGTGCACTATTACGGCAAATTTGCTTCTATGGGCTCTATTAATACCACACAGGATGGCAGGGCATACCTGCTCAACAACAGTTTTAAAGTGGGTGTCAGCAAGAAGAAAATCTCACTGAATGGTAGTGGCGGATGGATTTATGGACAGCAGGATGGCACGCTGACCAATAATGACTTTGCATCCGCGCTTGACTTTAGTTTGTTCCGGTCTGTTCGCCAGATCTACTACTGGGGACTGGCTACATACGATAAAAGCTATTCCCTGAAGATCAATGACCGCTTCCAGGGAGGCGCCGGTATTGCCTATAATCTCCTGGATTCCAAAAAGGCGTATCTGTCGCTTAGCGACGGACTCTTATTCGAAACCAGCAACCTCTTTCTGGAAGACACCATTCCCGATATTTATCACACGTTCCGTAATTCTTTTCGCTTACTCTACAAGTTTGTGATACATGATATCGTGGTCATTGACGGGGCACATTTTCTGCAAAACTCTCTGTCGCTGGGCCGGGATTTCAATATCAAATCCACCTCCAATCTGTCTATTCTCCTGAATAAGTGGTTGAGTATTACTGCTACGCTTACTTACAATAAGCTCAACCGGACGGGGAGAGAGAACCTGTTATTCAATTACGGTCTGACGGTAGAGAAGTATTTCTGA
- a CDS encoding diacylglycerol/lipid kinase family protein, which produces MSKHMAQTTPMRLRLLFVINPVSGGKKKADPETFIKNYFRERAEEVHFFMLDEPQQSLTAIIKKIAPDKVIAVGGDGTVKMVAEELLGKDIPLGILPTGSANGMATELCVPADWEQVLHLITNETPAVERNIDLIRINKKDVCIHLSDVGLNALLVKNFEQRGIRGKLGYALSSFKTLWQNKRLAVRIENKDLQLTRQAHMIVLANARMYGTGACINPDGDLTDGLFEVVILRRLSIPELLKMLFRHRPFDPAKTEILKASQVTIHTRKRAHFQIDGEYRGKINEVTASILPKALKVIVPAPPAENS; this is translated from the coding sequence ATGAGTAAGCACATGGCGCAAACAACACCTATGCGGCTCAGGCTCCTTTTTGTGATCAATCCTGTTTCAGGCGGCAAAAAGAAGGCCGATCCTGAAACATTCATCAAAAATTATTTCCGCGAACGCGCGGAAGAAGTCCACTTTTTCATGCTGGACGAGCCACAGCAGTCACTTACAGCAATTATAAAAAAAATAGCCCCCGACAAGGTAATAGCGGTCGGCGGAGACGGTACCGTGAAGATGGTAGCAGAAGAACTACTGGGAAAAGACATTCCGCTGGGTATTCTGCCAACTGGTTCTGCGAATGGTATGGCGACGGAATTGTGTGTACCGGCCGATTGGGAACAGGTATTGCACCTTATTACCAACGAAACGCCAGCCGTAGAAAGGAATATAGATCTTATCAGGATCAATAAAAAAGACGTATGTATACACCTGAGCGACGTCGGACTAAACGCCCTGCTGGTAAAGAACTTCGAACAACGTGGCATCCGTGGGAAACTCGGATATGCCCTCTCCTCCTTCAAAACATTGTGGCAGAATAAACGCCTCGCCGTACGTATCGAAAATAAAGACCTGCAATTGACCCGGCAGGCGCATATGATCGTACTGGCCAATGCGCGTATGTACGGTACCGGCGCCTGTATCAATCCGGATGGAGATCTGACAGATGGTTTATTCGAAGTGGTGATCCTGAGAAGATTATCTATCCCCGAACTCCTGAAAATGCTGTTCCGGCACCGCCCGTTTGATCCCGCCAAGACAGAGATCCTGAAAGCCAGCCAGGTGACCATCCATACCCGTAAAAGAGCCCATTTCCAGATAGACGGAGAATACAGAGGCAAGATCAATGAAGTGACCGCCTCCATCCTGCCCAAAGCCCTTAAAGTGATCGTACCTGCGCCTCCAGCAGAGAACAGCTAA
- a CDS encoding MFS transporter — protein MTTQAEKVNPFRAFRNRNYALFFAGQSTSQIGTWMQRTAVSWVIYSITHSASMLGLAVFAQQFPSFLFSLLGGIASDRYDRRKILLITQTASLIQSVLLAILTFTNHYMIWEIMALSVILGIVNAFDTPARQPMVHDLVSNKEDITNALALNSAMVNIARLVGPALSGIVLQSFGAHTCFILNAVSFLAVLASLLFLKLPPFIPPSTQKKVVAELSEGFGYLRQTPRIGAIILLMMCMAMFVFPYDTLTPVFAKTIFNGDARTFGYIASAVGFGAVTGSFFLAALKKSADLTNILLISIGVLGVGLIGFSQCTSFLTALPFAVIIGVASLTPATVSITIIQIEAAASMRGRVMSYVAMAYFGMLPLGSLLAGAASQQISAPWTMLLQGAISIITMVIFSRYLKQERMKKKEILETANIVTDKV, from the coding sequence ATGACGACACAAGCTGAAAAAGTCAATCCCTTCAGGGCATTCCGCAATAGAAACTATGCATTGTTCTTTGCCGGACAATCCACTTCCCAGATCGGCACCTGGATGCAACGTACCGCCGTCAGCTGGGTGATTTATTCCATCACCCACTCAGCTTCCATGCTCGGACTCGCCGTATTTGCACAACAGTTTCCTTCTTTCCTGTTCTCCTTGCTTGGAGGAATCGCATCCGACCGCTATGATCGCAGGAAGATATTACTGATCACGCAAACCGCTTCACTGATACAGTCCGTTTTACTGGCGATACTCACCTTCACCAATCACTATATGATCTGGGAAATCATGGCGCTCAGCGTTATCCTGGGTATCGTCAATGCATTTGATACCCCCGCCAGACAACCCATGGTACATGACCTGGTCAGTAACAAGGAGGATATCACTAACGCACTGGCGCTCAATTCCGCCATGGTAAACATCGCACGTCTCGTCGGTCCTGCCCTCTCCGGCATTGTATTACAATCATTCGGCGCACATACCTGTTTTATCTTAAATGCAGTGAGCTTTCTGGCCGTACTGGCATCCCTGTTATTTTTAAAATTACCGCCTTTCATACCACCTTCTACCCAAAAGAAGGTAGTAGCCGAACTATCAGAAGGTTTCGGCTATTTGCGGCAAACACCGCGCATAGGCGCCATCATCTTACTGATGATGTGTATGGCGATGTTCGTATTTCCGTACGACACCCTCACACCTGTTTTCGCAAAAACCATTTTTAATGGCGACGCCCGTACTTTTGGTTATATCGCCAGTGCAGTAGGATTCGGCGCTGTAACCGGCAGCTTCTTTCTCGCGGCTTTGAAAAAGAGCGCCGATCTTACCAACATTCTTTTGATCAGCATCGGCGTATTAGGTGTTGGTTTAATAGGATTCTCCCAATGTACCTCGTTCCTGACAGCCCTTCCTTTTGCGGTGATTATTGGCGTGGCCTCACTTACACCCGCTACCGTCAGTATCACAATTATACAGATAGAAGCCGCCGCCAGTATGAGAGGCCGTGTCATGAGTTATGTAGCTATGGCATACTTCGGTATGCTGCCACTAGGCAGTTTATTAGCTGGCGCCGCATCGCAACAGATATCAGCGCCCTGGACCATGCTCCTGCAGGGAGCAATCTCCATCATCACAATGGTCATATTCTCCCGCTATCTCAAACAGGAACGAATGAAGAAAAAGGAAATCCTGGAAACAGCAAACATTGTCACCGATAAAGTATAA
- a CDS encoding cysteine hydrolase family protein produces the protein MSNNTNNTALLVMDMQNAMLSSFPEGTAVTANVAKAIGNARSKGVPVIYVVVGFRQGAPEISSNNKVFTENKARFSNINFADFTAIHPDLTPQEQEPVVVKRRFSAFTGSDLEVLLRSLHIDHIVLTGIVTSGVVLSTLREAADKDYRITVLSDGCADRETEVHEFLMNRIFPHQSEVITVAEWNNA, from the coding sequence ATGAGCAACAACACAAACAACACCGCTTTACTGGTAATGGATATGCAGAACGCTATGTTGTCCTCCTTCCCGGAAGGCACTGCCGTTACCGCTAACGTGGCCAAAGCGATCGGCAACGCCCGCAGCAAAGGAGTACCGGTGATCTATGTAGTCGTCGGTTTCAGACAAGGCGCACCTGAAATCAGTAGCAACAACAAGGTATTCACAGAAAACAAAGCACGGTTTTCCAATATAAACTTTGCCGATTTCACCGCCATACATCCCGACCTCACTCCACAGGAGCAGGAACCGGTAGTTGTAAAACGTCGTTTCAGCGCCTTTACCGGCAGCGACCTGGAAGTACTGCTGAGAAGCTTACACATCGATCATATCGTATTGACTGGTATAGTAACCAGCGGAGTTGTCCTGTCTACCCTGAGAGAAGCGGCCGACAAAGACTATCGTATCACTGTATTGTCCGATGGCTGTGCAGACCGCGAAACAGAAGTACACGAGTTCTTAATGAACAGGATATTCCCGCATCAGTCCGAAGTAATCACAGTTGCTGAATGGAATAATGCCTGA
- a CDS encoding App1 family protein yields MSVWNKILHRLGLEARTHIKVYHGVGGAEQMEIFGHVLDRGPLPRTHYSRFFLVNTFALIRLFMVKPRKGATVELIWEGKAIRAVTETDGFFHLQWKPDVMPEAGDHTVEVTIADVEQSPVTRAVGVVIIPHRSQFGCISDIDDTFLVSHSASLFKRLHVLFTRNARTRKPFEGVVNHYRLLSDADNKGRLPRPFFYVSSSEWNLYNYIREFCLMHGLPEGVFLLSQLKPLLLLLKSGQQKHATKFTRISRILKHYPHMRFILLGDDTQEDPNIYEAITKHFPSQILAVYLRHVRNSRYAVTQEVADVIMRRGIPCCYFKHSSEAIAHSKKIGLIT; encoded by the coding sequence ATGTCTGTATGGAATAAAATTCTACATCGGCTGGGTTTGGAAGCGCGGACGCACATCAAAGTTTATCATGGTGTGGGTGGCGCGGAACAAATGGAAATATTTGGTCATGTACTGGATCGTGGCCCCTTGCCACGCACGCATTACAGCCGCTTTTTCCTTGTGAATACATTTGCATTGATACGTTTGTTTATGGTAAAACCCCGAAAAGGCGCGACAGTGGAGCTTATATGGGAAGGAAAGGCTATACGCGCCGTTACGGAGACAGACGGCTTTTTTCATTTGCAATGGAAACCGGATGTCATGCCTGAAGCGGGTGATCATACTGTGGAAGTGACGATTGCAGATGTGGAGCAAAGTCCGGTAACGCGTGCAGTAGGTGTAGTGATAATTCCACATCGCAGTCAGTTCGGATGTATCTCAGATATTGACGATACTTTTCTCGTATCGCATTCCGCGTCGCTTTTCAAAAGACTGCATGTGTTATTTACCCGCAATGCCCGTACACGTAAGCCATTTGAAGGAGTCGTAAATCATTATCGCTTATTAAGCGATGCCGATAATAAAGGCAGATTGCCACGTCCATTTTTTTATGTGTCCAGCAGTGAATGGAACCTGTATAATTATATCCGTGAATTCTGCCTGATGCATGGTTTGCCGGAAGGGGTATTCCTGTTAAGTCAGTTGAAACCTTTACTGCTGTTACTCAAAAGCGGACAGCAGAAACATGCTACGAAGTTCACGAGGATCAGTCGTATACTGAAGCATTATCCGCATATGCGTTTTATTCTGCTGGGAGATGATACACAGGAAGACCCGAACATTTACGAGGCGATCACGAAGCACTTTCCTTCCCAGATTCTCGCTGTATACCTGCGCCATGTGCGTAACAGCCGTTATGCGGTCACACAGGAGGTGGCCGATGTGATCATGCGCAGAGGTATTCCCTGTTGTTATTTTAAACATAGCAGTGAAGCCATTGCTCATTCAAAAAAGATAGGACTGATTACGTGA
- a CDS encoding DEAD/DEAH box helicase codes for MSFEQLGLIEPLLKALDNEGYTAPTPIQQQAIPHVLDTRDLLGCAQTGTGKTAAFAIPLLQLMHQDQQAQQRKGLRNIKALILTPTRELAIQIQESFTAYGKFLDLKSLVIFGGVSQHPQTEALKKGVDILIATPGRLLDLISQNYITLRDIKYFVLDEADRMLDMGFVHDVQRVIVKLPEQRQSLFFSATMPPEIQTLAKAILRNNPAKVEVTPVSSTAETITQSMYFVNKNDKRNLLLHILKDKAIKTLLVFTRTKHGADRVVKDLHKAEITAEAIHGNKSQNARQRALNNFKSQQTRVLVATDIAARGIDIDELTHVVNYELPNVPETYVHRIGRTGRAGADGIAISFCEPEEKAFLKDILKLISREIPVETEHPFHNGDSMALPAPKPAPQQKPKQQHPRDKKGGFSRNRQGVVQSRDARPGAGAGKPNSGKPNGGRPQGGKPKDGNGNSARRERPQGMKNY; via the coding sequence TTGTCATTTGAACAGTTAGGGCTCATTGAGCCGCTGCTTAAGGCCCTGGATAACGAGGGTTATACCGCTCCCACGCCCATTCAGCAGCAAGCCATCCCCCATGTACTTGATACGAGGGATTTACTGGGTTGCGCCCAGACCGGCACTGGTAAAACAGCTGCGTTTGCCATTCCCCTGCTTCAATTAATGCATCAGGACCAACAGGCCCAGCAACGCAAAGGCCTTCGAAATATCAAAGCGCTTATCCTCACGCCTACCCGTGAACTGGCTATCCAGATCCAGGAAAGCTTTACCGCCTACGGTAAGTTCCTCGACCTGAAAAGCCTGGTGATCTTTGGTGGTGTATCACAACACCCGCAAACAGAAGCACTGAAAAAAGGCGTAGATATCCTGATTGCAACACCCGGCCGTCTGCTGGACCTGATCAGTCAGAACTATATCACACTCAGAGATATTAAATACTTCGTACTGGATGAAGCAGACAGAATGCTGGACATGGGCTTCGTACACGACGTACAACGCGTGATCGTAAAACTCCCTGAACAGCGTCAGTCACTCTTCTTCTCTGCTACCATGCCTCCGGAAATACAGACGCTCGCAAAAGCGATTCTGCGTAACAATCCGGCCAAAGTGGAAGTAACACCGGTATCCTCTACCGCCGAAACGATCACACAGTCCATGTACTTTGTCAATAAAAATGATAAACGTAACCTGCTGCTGCATATACTCAAGGATAAAGCCATCAAAACATTGCTGGTATTTACCCGTACCAAACATGGTGCAGACAGAGTAGTGAAAGACCTGCACAAAGCAGAAATCACCGCAGAAGCAATCCATGGTAACAAATCACAGAATGCCCGTCAGCGTGCGCTGAATAATTTCAAATCACAGCAGACCCGCGTACTCGTAGCGACAGACATCGCCGCAAGAGGTATCGACATCGACGAACTCACACACGTGGTGAACTACGAACTGCCAAACGTACCTGAAACATACGTACACCGTATCGGTCGTACTGGTCGCGCAGGTGCCGATGGTATCGCGATCTCTTTCTGCGAACCGGAAGAAAAAGCCTTCCTGAAAGATATCCTGAAACTGATCTCCCGCGAGATTCCGGTTGAGACCGAACACCCGTTTCATAACGGCGACAGCATGGCATTGCCTGCACCAAAACCAGCTCCACAGCAGAAACCAAAACAACAACATCCAAGAGATAAAAAAGGTGGTTTCTCCAGGAACAGGCAAGGTGTGGTACAGTCAAGAGATGCAAGACCTGGCGCAGGTGCAGGAAAGCCGAATAGCGGTAAACCGAATGGTGGCAGACCACAAGGCGGTAAACCCAAAGATGGTAATGGAAACAGTGCAAGAAGGGAAAGACCGCAAGGGATGAAGAATTACTAG